Proteins encoded in a region of the Desulfovibrio sp. JC010 genome:
- a CDS encoding SDR family NAD(P)-dependent oxidoreductase — protein sequence MKNKTVLITGGNKGIGLELTEMFIADGADVIVAARDFANFKYNDHPQVRTEKFDFYNVAGIPDFIATLPAIDVLINNAGVMFATPYDEYTAEDADRVLKINIEAPVALITAVSVSMKKQNYGRIVNVSSVAGQIGHPDVWYGITKAGVINMTKSFAKLLGAHGIVVNAVAPGPIETDMLHTIPKARRDAIKAAVYTGRFGKPEEVAAAMYWLATDCPEYINGTCIDINNGSFPR from the coding sequence ATGAAAAATAAAACAGTTCTGATTACCGGAGGAAACAAAGGGATCGGCCTTGAACTGACTGAAATGTTCATTGCCGACGGAGCCGACGTAATTGTTGCGGCACGTGATTTCGCAAATTTCAAATATAACGATCACCCGCAGGTACGCACAGAGAAATTCGACTTTTACAATGTAGCCGGAATCCCGGATTTCATCGCCACCCTGCCCGCAATTGATGTACTCATCAATAACGCCGGGGTCATGTTTGCTACCCCGTATGACGAATACACTGCTGAAGATGCAGACAGGGTACTCAAGATCAACATCGAAGCCCCGGTAGCCCTGATCACCGCTGTGTCTGTATCCATGAAAAAGCAGAACTACGGACGGATTGTTAACGTCTCCTCCGTTGCCGGTCAAATCGGGCATCCTGATGTCTGGTACGGGATCACCAAAGCCGGGGTCATCAACATGACCAAAAGCTTTGCCAAACTCCTCGGAGCGCACGGAATCGTAGTTAACGCAGTTGCTCCCGGGCCCATTGAAACCGACATGCTGCACACAATCCCTAAGGCCCGCCGGGACGCTATCAAAGCTGCAGTCTACACCGGACGCTTCGGCAAGCCCGAAGAAGTGGCCGCAGCCATGTACTGGCTGGCTACTGATTGCCCGGAATACATCAACGGCACCTGCATCGATATCAACAACGGATCATTTCCCAGATAA
- a CDS encoding metallophosphoesterase, translating into MSFYVRATLTYIAFYLYIRLWICRLLIDNPKIKRGVLIATDLMTIVMPITIFFPDHLPYLLKILMQGAGYSWAAIIACMVPVGLCFEPIRWGMKILGNGIRVPRLKIFAALCLISIAMTVGGYINATSPIVKEVDFDLSNGRKDAKEYRVVMFSDLHAGKLMTRDRVGAVVNMVNELKPDIVLMVGDILDDHDCEISGAVDELARIKAPLGKYAVLGNHEYYLGNDWSRRMLNNQGIQVLGDRSIVVDGQFLLAGRNDFANMRSPGLIRAVLQNVIPKDNKLPIILMDHTPHHLEEAQQSGVALQVSGHTHNGQLFPFNLVVKRIFEEEYGSYQKGDTHYFVSCGVGFWGPPLRTNSRPEVVLMKVRI; encoded by the coding sequence ATGTCATTTTATGTAAGAGCTACGCTAACTTATATTGCTTTTTATCTGTACATCCGGCTTTGGATATGCAGGCTGCTGATTGATAATCCCAAAATCAAACGCGGTGTGCTCATCGCTACTGATCTGATGACCATTGTTATGCCCATCACGATTTTTTTTCCTGATCACCTGCCATACCTGCTCAAGATTCTTATGCAGGGGGCGGGGTATAGCTGGGCGGCGATTATCGCCTGTATGGTTCCGGTGGGGCTCTGCTTTGAGCCGATTCGCTGGGGCATGAAGATTCTGGGCAACGGCATCAGAGTGCCGAGGCTTAAAATATTTGCGGCTCTTTGCCTGATATCTATTGCCATGACCGTAGGCGGGTATATCAATGCTACTTCGCCGATAGTCAAAGAAGTTGATTTTGATCTTTCCAACGGACGCAAGGATGCTAAAGAGTATCGGGTGGTCATGTTCTCCGACCTGCATGCCGGAAAGCTGATGACCCGTGACCGTGTGGGCGCGGTGGTCAACATGGTTAATGAGTTGAAGCCGGATATTGTACTCATGGTCGGTGATATTCTGGACGACCATGATTGCGAGATAAGCGGAGCTGTGGATGAGCTGGCCCGTATCAAAGCACCGCTGGGCAAATATGCCGTGCTTGGTAATCATGAATATTATCTGGGCAATGACTGGTCGCGGCGTATGCTGAATAATCAGGGTATTCAAGTGCTGGGCGACAGGTCGATTGTGGTGGACGGTCAGTTTCTGCTGGCGGGACGCAATGATTTCGCAAACATGCGCAGCCCCGGATTAATTAGGGCGGTGTTGCAGAATGTAATTCCCAAGGACAACAAGCTGCCCATAATTCTTATGGATCACACCCCGCACCACCTTGAAGAGGCGCAGCAGAGCGGCGTTGCCCTGCAGGTTTCCGGGCATACCCATAACGGTCAGCTTTTTCCGTTTAATCTGGTGGTGAAGCGGATATTTGAAGAAGAATACGGCAGCTACCAAAAGGGTGACACCCATTATTTTGTCAGTTGCGGAGTCGGTTTCTGGGGACCTCCGCTCAGGACCAACAGCAGACCGGAAGTGGTGCTTATGAAGGTTCGGATTTAG
- the dapB gene encoding 4-hydroxy-tetrahydrodipicolinate reductase, whose amino-acid sequence MTDVVIIGAKGRMGDTLVRCVQQSDDLKLAAVMERSGCEEGLDALGCVCGTDAQEVLTKVPGAVVVDFTSPAATLSLLQTASVTGNPVVIGTTGMTNEEIAQVEEFAKKVPVFLAPNMSVGVNVLLKVLPELVRMLGDAYDMEMTEIHHNKKVDSPSGTALKLAQCMAEARGLVYDEVKKHSRDGIIGARTKDEVGVLAVRGGDVVGDHTAYFLGPGERIEVTHRAHSRETFAQGALRAARWIADQKPGKLYDMNDVLDVK is encoded by the coding sequence ATGACAGATGTAGTAATCATAGGCGCGAAGGGTCGCATGGGCGACACACTGGTCCGCTGCGTACAGCAGAGCGATGATCTGAAACTTGCAGCAGTCATGGAACGTTCCGGCTGCGAAGAGGGCCTTGATGCACTGGGCTGCGTTTGCGGCACTGATGCTCAGGAAGTCCTGACCAAGGTTCCCGGTGCGGTTGTGGTTGATTTTACTTCCCCGGCAGCTACTTTGAGTCTGTTGCAGACCGCTTCTGTTACCGGCAATCCGGTTGTTATCGGCACCACCGGCATGACCAATGAAGAGATTGCGCAGGTGGAAGAGTTCGCCAAGAAAGTTCCTGTGTTCCTCGCTCCTAATATGAGCGTGGGGGTGAACGTGCTGCTGAAGGTTCTGCCTGAACTGGTACGCATGCTCGGCGATGCTTATGATATGGAAATGACTGAAATTCATCACAATAAGAAAGTGGACTCCCCCAGCGGAACCGCGCTTAAGCTGGCTCAGTGCATGGCTGAAGCGCGCGGTCTTGTTTATGATGAAGTGAAAAAGCATTCCCGTGACGGTATCATCGGCGCAAGGACCAAGGATGAAGTCGGTGTGCTGGCAGTTCGCGGCGGTGACGTTGTGGGTGATCATACCGCATATTTTCTCGGACCCGGTGAACGCATTGAAGTTACCCACCGCGCCCATTCCCGCGAGACTTTTGCACAGGGCGCACTGCGCGCCGCACGTTGGATCGCTGACCAGAAACCCGGTAAGCTTTACGATATGAATGACGTGCTGGATGTAAAATAA